The Carboxydocella sporoproducens DSM 16521 genome contains a region encoding:
- a CDS encoding GTP-binding protein produces the protein MAKAKFERTKPHVNVGTIGHVDHGKTTTTAAITVVLATQGKAEVKRYDEIDAAPEERERGITINTAHVEYETDKRHYAHVDCPGHADYVKNMITGAAQMDGAILVVSAADGPMPQTREHILLARQVGVPHIVVWLNKADMVDDPELLELVEMEVREL, from the coding sequence ATGGCAAAGGCAAAATTTGAAAGAACTAAGCCTCACGTAAACGTGGGCACCATCGGTCACGTTGACCATGGTAAAACAACTACCACTGCTGCGATTACTGTAGTTCTGGCAACTCAAGGTAAGGCTGAAGTCAAGCGTTATGATGAGATCGATGCCGCTCCGGAGGAAAGGGAAAGAGGCATTACCATCAATACTGCTCACGTTGAGTATGAAACCGACAAGCGTCATTATGCTCACGTAGACTGCCCTGGTCACGCTGACTATGTTAAGAACATGATCACCGGTGCTGCCCAGATGGACGGCGCTATTCTGGTTGTATCCGCTGCAGATGGTCCTATGCCTCAGACCCGGGAACACATCCTGCTGGCCCGTCAGGTAGGTGTGCCTCATATCGTAGTCTGGCTGAACAAGGCTGACATGGTGGATGATCCCGAGCTGCTGGAACTGGTTGAAATGGAAGTGCGGGAGCTG